The proteins below are encoded in one region of Silene latifolia isolate original U9 population chromosome 2, ASM4854445v1, whole genome shotgun sequence:
- the LOC141638901 gene encoding uncharacterized protein LOC141638901 has product MGGGKRPELKDVWLDLNNSHMASLQVRHLFHLDGKWNADFIDAVFKDEWTTRILAIPPCEIRLRDKVFWPLTKDGTYTVKSGYGLIFDRFMSTRGTSKDRTRINDRGREFCRKTLWNLPVPMVWKILFWKIIINALPTESEFHKRKLNVEPLCGMCGGDQKSIKTPEHLFRDCGLASRIWAGSVLGIRVDSAGGISVSEWIYDWIRYLSNSEGGEGKTSTFVAILWGLWTLRNNVIFQELVLNPHTITGCFYNSIREKVHVLCNASPTKQPQLMLRSSEEGSDQEDREAIRNGHPVNLVGNQNSCAVVRVKVDACWVRNFEAAVGWVAFDHTGKEIERRQMCTRAESALQAEALGVRDVLVWAQAQRVLHIDLSSDCLQLINQIAGVDKEDHMIAGIREDIRERLRFFHCLCLNFIPRRLNNLAHGLAKHALRL; this is encoded by the coding sequence ATGGGTGGGGGCAAGCGCCCGGAACTTAAAGATGTGTGGTTAGATCTGAACAATAGTCATATGGCAAGTTTGCAAGTAAGACATCTTTTTCATCTGGATGGTAAGTGGAATGCTGATTTCATTGATGCTGTGTTCAAGGATGAGTGGACAACTCGAATCCTTGCCATTCCACCATGCGAAATCAGATTGCGGGATAAGGTTTTTTGGCCACTTACAAAGGATGGAACCTACACGGTTAAGAGTGGCTATGGGCTTATTTTCGATAGGTTCATGTCCACAAGAGGAACCAGTAAGGACAGAACAAGAATCAATGATCGAGGGAGAGAGTTCTGTCGGAAAACATTATGGAACTTACCTGTCCCTATGGTATGGAAAATTCTTTTCTGGAAGATTATCATAAATGCATTGCCTACCGAAAGCGAGTTCCACAAACGTAAGCTTAATGTTGAACCTTTATGTGGCATGTGCGGAGGCGATCAAAAAAGCATAAAAACCCCGGAACATCTTTTTCGCGATTGTGGTCTTGCTAGCAGGATCTGGGCAGGCTCGGTTTTAGGAATCAGGGTGGATAGTGCCGGGGGAATTTCTGTTTCGGAATGGATATATGACTGGATTAGGTACTTGTCCAATAGTGAAGGGGGAGAAGGCAAAACGAGTACTTTTGTGGCCATCCTGTGGGGTTTGTGGACGTTAAGAAACAATGTCATCTTTCAAGAGTTGGTTTTAAACCCGCATACGATTACGGGGTGCTTCTATAATTCCATTCGGGAGAAAGTGCATGTGTTATGTAACGCCTCACCTACAAAGCAACCCCAGTTAATGCTGAGAAGTTCCGAGGAAGGCTCGGATCAAGAGGACAGAGAGGCCATTCGCAATGGTCATCCCGTCAACCTTGTAGGCAACCAAAACAGTTGCGCTGTGGTACGGGTCAAAGTGGATGCTTGCTGGGTACGGAATTTTGAAGCGGCGGTCGGTTGGGTTGCTTTCGACCATACGGGGAAGGAAATAGAGAGGAGGCAGATGTGCACCAGAGCTGAGTCGGCTTTACAAGCGGAAGCACTTGGGGTTAGAGATGTTTTGGTATGGGCACAGGCGCAGAGGGTTCTACACATTGATTTATCGTCTGATTGTTTGCAGCTTATCAACCAGATTGCGGGGGTCGACAAGGAAGATCATATGATTGCTGGGATTCGGGAGGATATTCGTGAACGTCTTAGATTCTTTCATTGTTTATGTCTTAATTTTATTCCGAGGCGTCTTAATAATTTAGCGCATGGGCTGGCTAAGCATGCCCTGCGATTGTAA